In Montipora capricornis isolate CH-2021 chromosome 4, ASM3666992v2, whole genome shotgun sequence, a single genomic region encodes these proteins:
- the LOC138045435 gene encoding uncharacterized protein — protein MVRVTCAIVLFLATFPLLAISAESEKISPLEELTMENDEQAYDEELSFDRLTEELKDESMEDDENLLERKEDAAEMESNDNDEAFSEDPENDIVPDGEEDEESEDMDEEDTYENEETSEDQEDYAELTETIEDSANQGNNTLLTDKGGNTTLASAALGICRSGQYDPINQRCCDGRIPYSHSSYVCCNGRIVLKTLAPTQCLQKFRCGSSFYSPRLQKCCFGQVVPIHYRCRRRRCNGVPYVLHAQQCCHGRVIPRGMPCTPFPIHFRCGGLPYNSRVHKCCYGQILRIKDRCTKKRCGLSFYVPRTQRCCHNRVSPRKVPCPRFPQFQCGGLFFDPRKRQCCFGQIIRRRARCTSLRCGNSFYVPRTQRCCNNQAIPRTVPCFKNSASVICGGLQYNRRIHKCCFNQIISIHLPCTKLYCGQALYVPHTQQCCQNTIAPRNVPCPVFPTQFQCGGLPYSPQSHRCCYGQIISPNSPCTKLTCGLRFYVPQTQQCCQNQVVPTIVPCFTNPHSTFCAGQPCNPQVHKCCFNKLIPVQASCTILPCGLASYVPFAEQCCHNQVIPKTTPCSTFPGQHQCGRFQYNPSTHKCCSNRLIVQQASPCPPQHCGSNVVVDHSKQQCCFGVALAPLNSRCQRCGSSFFVPFGYQCCNDQIVSSHVRCAF, from the exons ATGGTGAGAGTAACTTGTGCCATCGTTTTGTTCCTGGCTACGTTTCCTCTTTTGGCGATAAGTGCAGAAAGCGAGAAGATTTCTCCCCTAGAAGAATTAACAATGGAAAACGATGAACAAGCCTACGACGAAGAGCTTTCTTTTGACCGGTTAACAGAAGAACTAAAAGACG aATCCATGGAAGACGACGAAAATTTGCTTGAAAGAAAGGAAGACGCTGCGGAGATGGAAAgcaatgataatgatgaag CTTTCAGCGAAGACCCGGAAAATGACATTGTCCCGGATGGAGAGGAAGATGAAGAAAGCGAGGATATGGATGAAGAAGACACCTATGAAAACGAAG AGACCAGTGAAGATCAGGAAGATTATGCAGAATTGACTGAAACGATTGAAGATAGTGCTAACCAAGGGAACAACACTTTGTTGACAGACAAAG GTGGAAATACCACTCTCGCTTCAGCGGCCCTTGGGATATGTAGAAGCGGTCAATACGATCCCATCAATCAACGCTGCTGCGATGGAAGGATTCCTTACAGTCATTCATCATACGTTTGCTGTAATGGTCGCATTGTGTTAAAGACACTAGCACCTACccaatgtttgcaaaaattTAGATGCGGAAGTTCCTTTTACAGTCCTCGTTTACAGAAGTGCTGTTTTGGTCAGGTAGTGCCCATTCACTATCGATGCCGACGACGTCGGTGTAATGGGGTTCCGTATGTGTTACACGCCCAACAATGCTGTCACGGTCGAGTTATTCCTAGGGGCATGCCCTGCACTccatttcccatacatttccgGTGTGGTGGCCTTCCATACAATTCTCGGGTTCATAAATGCTGTTACGGTCAAATTTTACGCATCAAAGATAGATGCACCAAGAAGCGCTGCGGACTCTCGTTCTATGTTCCGCGCACCCAAAGATGCTGTCACAATCGTGTATCTCCCAGAAAAGTGCCATGCCCACGATTTCCCCAGTTCCAGTGTGGTGGCCTCTTTTTTGACCCACGGAAACGTCAATGTTGCTTCGGCCAGATAATTCGTCGTCGTGCCCGTTGTACCAGTCTTCGTTGCGGAAATTCTTTCTATGTTCCACGCACTCAACGATGCTGTAACAACCAAGCCATTCCAAGGACTGTGCCATGCTTCAAAAACTCAGCCTCCGTCATATGTGGTGGTTTACAATACAACCGTCGGATACATAAGTGTTGCTTCAATCAGATAATTTCCATCCACCTCCCCTGTACCAAGCTGTATTGTGGACAGGCCTTGTATGTTCCTCACACCCAACAGTGCTGCCAAAATACAATAGCTCCTCGGAATGTTCCTTGCCCAGTTTTTCCGACGCAGTTCCAGTGTGGTGGCCTTCCCTACAGTCCTCAAAGTCACAGATGTTGCTACGGTCAAATCATTTCTCCCAATTCACCCTGTACAAAATTAACCTGTggattaagattttacgttccACAGACTCAACAGTGCTGCCAAAATCAGGTGGTTCCAACGATCGTCCCATGTTTTACAAACCCACATTCTACTTTCTGCGCTGGTCAACCCTGTAATCCACAGGTTCACAAGTGTTGCTTCAATAAGCTAATTCCTGTCCAAGCCAGTTGCACTATATTACCCTGTGGTCTGGCCTCTTACGTTCCTTTTGCTGAACAATGCTGTCACAATCAAGTCATTCCTAAAACTACGCCATGCAGTACTTTTCCGGGTCAGCACCAATGTGGTCGTTTCCAATACAACCCAAGTACACACAAATGTTGCAGCAATCGACTGATTGTTCAACAAGCATCCCCCTGTCCGCCTCAGCATTGTGGTTCCAATGTTGTTGTAGATCACTCAAAACAGCAGTGTTGCTTTGGCGTCGCACTGGCTCCATTGAACTCAAGGTGTCAGAGATGTGGTTCCTCATTTTTCGTTCCTTTTGGTTACCAATGTTGTAACGATCAAATTGTTTCTTCACATGTTCGATGTGCATTTTAA